From the genome of Oncorhynchus gorbuscha isolate QuinsamMale2020 ecotype Even-year linkage group LG18, OgorEven_v1.0, whole genome shotgun sequence:
caaaggatgcagaaagggaggagaggagggttgaggaggcagaatcaggagatcggttggagaaggtttgagcagagggaagagatgatagtatggaagaggagagagtagcgggggagagagagcgaaggttgggacggcgcgataccatccgagtaggggcagtgtgggaagtgttggatgagagcgagagggaaaaggatacaaggtagtggtcggagacttggaggggagttgcaatgaggttagtggaagaacagcatctagtaaagatgaggtcgagcgtattgcctgccttgtgagtagggggggaaggtgagagggtgaggtcaaaagaggaggagtggaaagaaggaggcagagaggaatgagtcaaaggtagacgtggggaggttaaagtctttgttctttggcttgcaagcctctccctttttcctccaaacagaatgatggtgattatggccaaacagttctattttagtttcatcagaccagaggacatttctccaaaaagtactttctttgtccccatgtgcagttgcaaaccgtagtctggcggttttgtagcagtggcttcttccttgctgagcggcctttcaggttatgtcgatataggacttgttttactgtggatatagatacttttgtacctgttttctccagcaccttcacacggtcctttgctgctgttctgggattgatttgcacttttcgcaccaaagtacgttcatctttaggagacaggaCGTGCCTcattcctgagcagtatgacggctgcgtggtcccttggtgtttaaacttgcgtactattgtttgtacagatgaacatggtgctttcaggcatttggaaattgctcccaaggatgaaccagacttgtggaggcctacaatttattttctgaggtcttggctgatttcttttgattttcccatgatgtcaagcaaagaggcactgagtttgaaggtagggcttgaaatacatccacaggtacacctctaattgactcaaatgatgtcaattaccctatcagaagcttctaaagccatgacataattttctggaattttccaagcggtttaaaggcacagtcaatttagtgtatgtaaacttctgacccactggaattgtgatacagtgaaataatctgtctgtaaacaattgttggacaaatgacttgtcgtgcacaaagtcgatgtcctaacagacgtgccaaaactacagtttattaacaagaaatttgtggagtggatgaaaaattagttttaatgactccaacctaagtgtaagtaaatttctgacttcaactgtatattttggAACGTAACTTGTTTGTTTAGAAGCCTGTTAATTTGTTTGAGTCCTTAGTGATGTCTTGCCTTAAACGTGCATTTATGGGCAAATAACATCTAATACATCCATAATCAACAGCAAACATGTTTATATTCATCACATACTTAACGTTAGTGTTTATATAGTTGTcacccagacacacagtacagttcACCACCTCTTTATTCTCTGCAGTGAACCTGGAGTATCAGCCCAGCTCAGGCACCTTGGCAGAATGGATCCAGAGAAGCACAGTCACCAGAGGGAGTATAGAGAACCAAAGGCATGCAGTCAGAGGAGGGAGTATGAAGAATCAGAGAGGTACAGTCGGCAGAGGGAGTACGGAGGACCGAGCTCAGGACAATGGGACGATAGCTTTGAGAAGAGAGGCAATGGCCAGGCTATGCCCCGAGAGCCCTACAGTGAATACTCCAGCATGAGGCGAACTAGAGAAGGTGGGAAGGAGTATGGTGCTTCCTCTGCTATGAGCTACATCATGTACCCATCGTCCAGAGACTGGAGCAAAGGCTCATTGAGGGGTAGCAGTGGTCCCTTCTCCCCAGACACAGATAGGGACATTTATGGAGATCCTGTGGTGCTCAGTGTGGAGGACCTGGAACTCGCTCGTAAGAAGAAGGAGTTGAAGGTCATAGAGGGAAAGATAGCTCGCAAGAAAGCTGTTCTTGCTCTGCAAAAAGTTAAACGCAGAGCTAAGGACATGCCTGAAACACAGGCTGCATCCGTAACAGTGAAGGGCATGTCTAAACAGAGGAAGGTAAACGATACAACATTCCAAAGATACAGTAATGTTGTGGACCAGTCTTCACGCATATGCCTACCTCTTAAACGGAGGGTGCTGGACATTCTGAGTAAGCTCAGAAGAACACCGGTACGGTACCTACTGCATAAGGTATGTACCTATTCGTTCTGTATTTATTCATCAGGGTTGGGTTCAATTCTGAATTGGTAATTGGTCATTAATTCCCATAAGTTTTGGATTTGAATTGgtcacaccccacaggaagcagaattaaagggatagtttatgCAAAAATCTAGATTTGGGTTGAATTCCCCTTAGAGAAAAAATTATCGTTATGTTCATGTTGACATCATGTATGGTGACTAATACTGTTTGACATGTTGTAGCCCTACAAGCTCGCCGTCATGTATACAGTTAATAACGTGTAAGTACATTTATTTAACGTTCCGTCTTGTGGCATTCAGTCTTCGGGCGTTCAAGTTAAGTCACGCTGAAATGACTATTAATCAAAGATGGATTTCAATGTTTGCTCAAATGTTTGCTCGCACACACTCCatttctacttcctgtctgttgCAGCACGTCGCCCGTATTGCGAGGCTGATTAGTTAAGCCAAACAGGTGGGAAACACAGAGGTGTGCGTGCAAAGCAATAACAGAAATTGGAATCCATGTTTGATTTGGAAGGAAGGGGAGTAGAATCcatcaattgaattgaattattGTCTGGGCACTGCTCGGCGAATCAACTGTCTACCAACCACGGAAAGTCCCTCCGACGTGGGAAAAGTGTCACCAAACAGGCACAGTCTAGGGTCGGGAAATAAGACGCAAGGTGGGTAAGGGCTATACTGCTAGACCCCTGGGCTGAACATGTTCTTCAAACACTTCCTTTTTTAAAAACTCATCCTCCTAAAACGAGTTATAATTATAGTGGTCTGGAGATATTCAAAGCTAGTTATGTAGGTTGTTTCTAATTATGAATCATTCACTCTACGTCTTATTCAATGTAATGATAGAAAAACATACATTTCTCAGAATGCATTAGATTAAACACTCCAGAATGGAAGTGAACATTTCATGACAAAAATACAAACAAGTTATAATCAAACTAACATTTAAAATGGTATCTGTATTCTTTAGTAAGAGATGTCAGGTGATTTTGACAAAGTATTTGTCAAAGGTTTTGAGACGCATATGTCTGTTTAATTTATTTTAAATTCTGCTTATAAACTATTTGAATTCAAATTTCAATTAATGGGTTGAATTTCATAAAATTCTGAGTCTACCTCAACACTGTTATGAATACATTTTCCTTGATAGATCCAAAATAATTTGATGATGGATTGTAAACGATGCCAAAAAAAGCCTTTGTGCCAATAATCAAGGTACTAGCGTGTAGCGTAAAACATTTCAAAGCCTTTATTGTTTGTCTCATGCATAGCAAAAATAAGAAATCCACCAATGCGTTGTGACTACAACAGCCTTCATCAGGATGACTCAGATTTTTTCCTGATGTTTGGATTCTGATTTTTCTACTACATGGACTTAGCAGCAGACCCCCTTTTCTCCAAACACAGTTCTAAGATCAGTTACCCAAAGCCATTAAGAGTCTGGGTTAAatcaaaactgaccttggatcactATTCAGAGACTACTGCATTACGCATACTAAAATATTGTCTCTATTTTCCTCTAGGATACTCCTGCCAAGCTGAAGAAACAAAACAAGATGCGAGCATTGGAGCTGATGATTAGCGCTCCCCTAGAAAATGAAGAGGCCCATCCTCTGAGACTGAGAGTGAAGGGTTTAATGAACCAACGACGCTCTCCCAACAATGAGGTATGATGCCATCACAAAACATAGAGATGGGCAAAAGTATCATAAGGAAGTCAAGAAAACCATGGCCCCCGATTAATGCAATTGATTTCTCCCATTGACACCCATTCCAAATACGCAGGATATGAAGTGCCTACTTACTTGTACGCTTCATAATATTTTTTGTGTTCttagaagtatatattttttcttaAATGTCATGGCTATATTAGTGTTATCCCTGTCAGCCACCTGATGCATCAATTGCTACCTAGCATGCGAACAGTCATTTAGATGGACTTGTAgcatagctagccagctaaaagCCAATCATTGCAAAATGACTCATTCTGAGTAAAATGCATTTGACAAAATGCAACCAAATACATTCGTTGTGACAATCAGATGAACATAGCAAGCCCATGATAACACAAAGGTTGTGTAAAATGCACACATAAGCGATACGTAAATGAAACAACATTTGATGGCGCGGTGCTGATCAAacacattttgtttgttttactgCTGAGCGCTTAGTGCTTTTTTGGATTTTAAACATTAAATGCATTGGGAGTTGAATGCTCTAACAGAGtaaaacaatgaataaaagtACCATGATGGTTGTAACTGCCAATTACTGCTTATCGCTTATTAACcgtttattcacattactttaatttaataaaatatttcagttgtgtatattacatttgttttagttGATGACTATTTAATtccaagtcatctcatctctatcgaactgctgcctatgctgtcttaCAAAATCGCTATTTTGttgttcttcaaagtaaatactTTGAATAGGCATAcatttatgactgctgaataccaactagatcatgtattttcaggtagagatagcTCACAGagcaacagctgctctctataTCACCTCGCAATTGTGcattcttctctcttcagtagcaggcataaaagaaagaCCGGACAAGTAGAtgtgcaatggattatggtcattgtagttaccACATTTTATACGCTAAACCATGTataatattggcctgttggaaactacaattccctactacatcgcacagttcaggctggatctgatATCTTGAGAAATTATgcgcattgagctcacagaaaaaaaTTGAACTAAATGGtattcaaataattgaacatAATCAAAATGTTGGTTAATCGCACAGCACTAGTTTGTTTATATTTCTTCATGTTTCCTGTTAGGTGATCGCTAATGATGGACAACATAATCCAACCATTCAGAGGCCAGTTCACTCACTGAGGACACAGGAGAAAGACATAGTAGCCACAGGCTTCCAGCGCTTCCTCAATGTCCTCAATGAAGGAGTGGACCTCAACAAGCTCTCAAAGATCGTCAACGACGAAAATGAGCAACTCATTGTGGGCGAGGAGCTACCACAAGTTTGGCCGACTCTGCTCGAGGGTCATGTTGACTACAGCAGTAGGTCCAAGTCTTCTCCATTTGAGGAGAAGAAGGTGAGGCTTGAGGATGAGCAGCGGTACGAGCGGATGCAGACCCTGCTGGAGATTGTTGGGCTGGACTTGGGGGTTGAGGAGTTGGGTCGGCTGACAGACAGGACCAATGATAGGCTATATGGAAAGATGGGAGACTTGAAAAGGGACAGAGCCAGAGAAGGGGAAAGTCCtgcgagagagagatgcaggcaaAGATGCTCTAGTACCAGAGAAAAGGACAGAGACAGATCTGAGAGAAACCGAAAGGGAGACGGGCACAGACACTCtagtaccagagagagagacaaggacatACCGGTAGTCAGAGAAACTAACAGATCAGAAAGGAACAGAGATAAAGATGGGGACAGAGACCCAGAGGAGGACTGGGACGGAGGCCGAGAGAAAGAACGGGACAGATCTAGGAGAGACGGGGGCAGATACAGatctgagagagacagggacagagacccaGAGAAAAGCAGAGATGGAGGCCGAGAGAAAGACCGGGACAGATAcagatctgagagagacagaaaacgaGAGAGAGCCAAGGATGTAGACAGGTGGCTGCAAAGGACCAGAGACGGAGACAAACGTTCTAGGAccagagactgggacagagagagatctgAGAGGTATAGGTATGGGGATGAGTCCAGTGAACGCTCCATTGAGCTCTACTCATACTCCATGGACCCTATAAGCCCTGTTTCTCATCCCCATGCATCTATGATGGCTACCTACTCCACCACCCAGTACTCTCATATGACGTACCACAGCAGCCCCTACACCATGGCCTTCCCTCCAGGGTGGGGTTATCCCGCTGGTACCATGCCCGCTGGTATTATGCCCCCTGGTATTATGCCCCCTGGTATCATGCCCCCTGGTACCATGCTTCCTGGAATCATGCCAGCTGGTGCCATGCTGCCTAGTAACAAGCCCCGCCAACCTAACCCCCCTGGGTATCCACCCTACACCAACTTCCCCCCATATTACTCTAATTGTACCACAGCCTTAAACCAGACATACACATACACCCAGCCTGCCAGCACTCGAGTAGTCTTAAGTCAGAGATTCACATACATCCAACCCACTAGAAACCGCAGGA
Proteins encoded in this window:
- the LOC124003002 gene encoding uncharacterized protein LOC124003002 isoform X1; translated protein: MDPEKHSHQREYREPKACSQRREYEESERYSRQREYGGPSSGQWDDSFEKRGNGQAMPREPYSEYSSMRRTREGGKEYGASSAMSYIMYPSSRDWSKGSLRGSSGPFSPDTDRDIYGDPVVLSVEDLELARKKKELKVIEGKIARKKAVLALQKVKRRAKDMPETQAASVTVKGMSKQRKVNDTTFQRYSNVVDQSSRICLPLKRRVLDILSKLRRTPVRYLLHKDTPAKLKKQNKMRALELMISAPLENEEAHPLRLRVKGLMNQRRSPNNEVIANDGQHNPTIQRPVHSLRTQEKDIVATGFQRFLNVLNEGVDLNKLSKIVNDENEQLIVGEELPQVWPTLLEGHVDYSSRSKSSPFEEKKVRLEDEQRYERMQTLLEIVGLDLGVEELGRLTDRTNDRLYGKMGDLKRDRAREGESPARERCRQRCSSTREKDRDRSERNRKGDGHRHSSTRERDKDIPVVRETNRSERNRDKDGDRDPEEDWDGGREKERDRSRRDGGRYRSERDRDRDPEKSRDGGREKDRDRYRSERDRKRERAKDVDRWLQRTRDGDKRSRTRDWDRERSERYRYGDESSERSIELYSYSMDPISPVSHPHASMMATYSTTQYSHMTYHSSPYTMAFPPGWGYPAGTMPAGIMPPGIMPPGIMPPGTMLPGIMPAGAMLPSNKPRQPNPPGYPPYTNFPPYYSNCTTALNQTYTYTQPASTRVVLSQRFTYIQPTRNRRKKKKKHARGKVSCQMVTKKSPAVLTTQIATKKSPPEPGSKIKAKGRNNIFFTGIFMKSYHSHLRKFQYYLKRLAKRRNKVHQRKRKRLLAEAAGKVAPHFPFEPEPKKDWEKLHADTSEEVVPQEAANNLEAPSETGPKKEPEGEKLHADTSEEVVPHEAANNLEAPSETGPKKEPEGEKLHADTSEEVVPQEAAKNVEAPSETGPKKEPEGEKLHADTAEEVLPQEAAKNVEAPSETGPKKEPEGEKLHADAAEKVAPQVTAMYTAAPSEMGPKKKKLYPGIFMKILMRRLKRHQCKIKGKKKHFAKRRKKAFQYKGKRPLVDTKEKVPLLEAAKDSGNPSEPWPKKKKKKKTLEEKGGIYYPGIFIRVHRTYLTRGKLAKAKAAAEGTEAISEPAPTIEGGGGMTEGEELLADTLEKGVPQVATNDSGLPPEPGPNIVSSSLSGSMLEDEKLLADHVAKVSVKGPQVLLEPKAEKDREGEDDASIDGEKLLADPVEKVAITGPGLLSEPETEKETRGETTSGMRINEGKIKLEEFNLKMGTSNTASKDG
- the LOC124003002 gene encoding uncharacterized protein LOC124003002 isoform X2; the protein is MDPEKHSHQREYREPKACSQRREYEESERYSRQREYGGPSSGQWDDSFEKRGNGQAMPREPYSEYSSMRRTREGGKEYGASSAMSYIMYPSSRDWSKGSLRGSSGPFSPDTDRDIYGDPVVLSVEDLELARKKKELKVIEGKIARKKAVLALQKVKRRAKDMPETQAASVTVKGMSKQRKVNDTTFQRYSNVVDQSSRICLPLKRRVLDILSKLRRTPVRYLLHKDTPAKLKKQNKMRALELMISAPLENEEAHPLRLRVKGLMNQRRSPNNEVIANDGQHNPTIQRPVHSLRTQEKDIVATGFQRFLNVLNEGVDLNKLSKIVNDENEQLIVGEELPQVWPTLLEGHVDYSSRSKSSPFEEKKVRLEDEQRYERMQTLLEIVGLDLGVEELGRLTDRTNDRLYGKMGDLKRDRAREGESPARERCRQRCSSTREKDRDRSERNRKGDGHRHSSTRERDKDIPVVRETNRSERNRDKDGDRDPEEDWDGGREKERDRSRRDGGRYRSERDRDRDPEKSRDGGREKDRDRYRSERDRKRERAKDVDRWLQRTRDGDKRSRTRDWDRERSERYRYGDESSERSIELYSYSMDPISPVSHPHASMMATYSTTQYSHMTYHSSPYTMAFPPGWGYPAGTMPAGIMPPGIMPPGIMPPGTMLPGIMPAGAMLPSNKPRQPNPPGYPPYTNFPPYYSNCTTALNQTYTYTQPASTRVVLSQRFTYIQPTRNRRKKKKKHARGKVSCQMVTKKSPAVLTTQIATKKSPPEPGSKIKAKGRNNIFFTGIFMKSYHSHLRKFQYYLKRLAKRRNKVHQRKRKRLLAEAAGKVAPHFPFEPEPKKDWEKLHADTSEEVVPQEAANNLEAPSETGPKKEPEGEKLHADTSEEVVPQEAAKNVEAPSETGPKKEPEGEKLHADTAEEVLPQEAAKNVEAPSETGPKKEPEGEKLHADAAEKVAPQVTAMYTAAPSEMGPKKKKLYPGIFMKILMRRLKRHQCKIKGKKKHFAKRRKKAFQYKGKRPLVDTKEKVPLLEAAKDSGNPSEPWPKKKKKKKTLEEKGGIYYPGIFIRVHRTYLTRGKLAKAKAAAEGTEAISEPAPTIEGGGGMTEGEELLADTLEKGVPQVATNDSGLPPEPGPNIVSSSLSGSMLEDEKLLADHVAKVSVKGPQVLLEPKAEKDREGEDDASIDGEKLLADPVEKVAITGPGLLSEPETEKETRGETTSGMRINEGKIKLEEFNLKMGTSNTASKDG